A window from Sinanaerobacter sp. ZZT-01 encodes these proteins:
- a CDS encoding ABC transporter ATP-binding protein, with the protein MLAINHVTKKYGNFTALDDITLEFTSGVYALLAPNGAGKTTLIKMLTTLLFPTNGEILWEGSEITNLDGKYRDIVGYLPQEFGYYKNQSPRQFLNYLAALKGIDRITAQRKTEELLELVSLSEVINKKMRKFSGGMIQRVGIAQAMLNDPKILILDEPTAGLDPKERVRFRNLISTLSKDRIVILSTHIVSDIETIANHVIMIKDHKLLCNDSPANICNTLHGKVYETWEIETVTQPHLLLTQRQEDGHTLVRFACDTEYTGTAKPVVPNLEDVFLYAYRDEVH; encoded by the coding sequence ATGTTAGCTATTAACCATGTTACAAAAAAATACGGTAATTTTACCGCACTTGATGATATAACGCTTGAATTTACAAGCGGTGTATACGCCTTACTTGCACCAAACGGTGCAGGAAAAACCACTTTGATAAAAATGCTTACAACTTTGCTCTTTCCTACAAACGGTGAAATATTGTGGGAAGGCAGCGAAATTACCAATTTAGATGGAAAGTATAGGGATATTGTCGGCTACCTGCCGCAAGAATTCGGATACTATAAAAACCAATCTCCCCGCCAATTTCTTAACTATCTGGCGGCACTAAAGGGGATCGATCGAATAACAGCGCAACGCAAAACAGAGGAACTCTTGGAGCTTGTTTCACTTAGCGAAGTAATCAATAAAAAAATGCGAAAGTTTTCTGGTGGCATGATTCAGCGAGTTGGCATTGCACAGGCTATGTTAAATGACCCCAAAATATTGATACTAGACGAGCCGACAGCAGGACTTGACCCAAAGGAGCGGGTACGTTTTCGAAATTTAATCTCCACCCTATCAAAGGATCGCATCGTCATCCTTTCCACTCACATTGTTTCTGATATTGAAACAATTGCAAATCATGTCATTATGATTAAGGATCACAAATTGCTGTGTAATGATTCTCCTGCCAACATTTGCAATACATTACATGGGAAAGTATATGAAACGTGGGAAATTGAAACAGTCACGCAGCCCCATCTTCTGCTGACACAACGTCAAGAAGATGGACATACCCTTGTGAGGTTTGCCTGCGATACAGAATACACGGGAACTGCAAAGCCGGTTGTTCCAAATCTAGAGGATGTATTTTTATATGCCTACCGTGATGAGGTGCACTAA